One Phragmites australis chromosome 23, lpPhrAust1.1, whole genome shotgun sequence DNA window includes the following coding sequences:
- the LOC133906353 gene encoding uncharacterized protein LOC133906353 — protein sequence MDAARAAPLAASDGQGSLSGHILPNWMIREGLYEAAAEINRSYKRARIPASSKAIMGLQEVRAGDARLQAECAVCLQDFDAEDKLRAMPCSHAFHQDCILGWLRVKRVCPLCRHALPTQQQDDDDDDENYQQASMPVPEEA from the coding sequence ATGGATGCCGCAAGAGCAGCACCACTTGCTGCTTCCGACGGCCAAGGCAGCCTTAGCGGCCACATCCTACCCAACTGGATGATACGGGAGGGGTTGTATGAAGCGGCCGCGGAGATCAACCGCAGCTACAAGCGCGCTCGAATCCCCGCCTCGAGCAAGGCCATCATGGGCCTGCAGGAGGTGAGGGCCGGCGACGCGAGGCTGCAGGCGGAGTGCGCCGTGTGCCTGCAGGATTTCGACGCGGAGGACAAGCTCAGGGCGATGCCGTGCTCACACGCCTTCCATCAGGACTGCATCCTCGGATGGCTCCGGGTTAAGCGCGTCTGCCCTCTCTGCCGCCACGCACTGCCCACGCAGCAgcaggacgacgacgacgacgacgaaaaTTACCAGCAGGCGAGCATGCCGGTGCCAGAGGAGGCCTAA
- the LOC133906447 gene encoding E3 ubiquitin-protein ligase RING1-like, producing MDAARAAPLAASDGQGNRSGHILPNWMIREGLYEAAAEINRSYKRARIPASSKAIMSLQEVRAGDVWLQAECAVCLQDFDAEDKLRAMPCSHAFHQDCIFGWLRVKRVCPLCRHALPTQQQDDENYQQASTPVPEEA from the coding sequence ATGGATGCCGCAAGAGCAGCACCACTTGCTGCTTCCGACGGCCAAGGCAACCGTAGCGGCCACATCCTACCCAACTGGATGATACGGGAGGGGTTGTATGAAGCGGCGGCGGAGATCAACCGCAGCTACAAGCGCGCTCGAATCCCCGCCTCGAGCAAGGCCATCATGAGCCTGCAGGAGGTGAGGGCCGGCGACGTGTGGCTGCAGGCGGAGTGCGCCGTGTGCCTGCAGGATTTCGACGCGGAGGACAAGCTCAGGGCGATGCCGTGCTCACACGCCTTCCATCAGGACTGCATCTTCGGATGGCTCCGGGTTAAGCGCGTCTGCCCTCTCTGCCGCCACGCACTGCCCACGCAGCAGCAGGACGACGAAAATTACCAGCAGGCGAGCACGCCGGTGCCAGAGGAGGCCTAG
- the LOC133906803 gene encoding uncharacterized protein LOC133906803 codes for MRTTTPLEESAAAMQTRAASVLTRAARPWLDRAAAPTVASQGAGRDQSLIGDGQEVVLAAAVGWDGHAHDKYEQSLDLYLFGRPVSSYWEPIWQGKPLVLHDKQLVLATEYLGRCHEGEVMDLSEEINAILNNHPGPIAYFRVDSSTWKDARGQLISWVKILSNKRAEEVVIINLSHKSDLAFPIEDLQSPNLRCLRLAFLKIPDLDLFVFDYSSLRELQLLCCSYDGRRLSWVINDCASLQHLIIGFSVENLKISSKSLVTLQLLQCTASWLVIDSAPNLWLLATGVMPRRGYASVSISLNDTPSLKRFTYLLLPFHQVNDYIYLTSVENLRLGLNMATRAQRSGLRKILECLPMLSHLVIWRMDEVASDELIDVVLDGSFDDLNNVTCVGMRLRYFEIEDFRGGPAELNIVRSILRHAFHLVKLSTERCITRSREDFRKYCLKRNCEMKQRLQLTVFTIIN; via the exons ATGAGAACGACCACGCCGTTGGAGGAGAGCGCGGCGGCGATGCAGACGAGGGCGGCGTCGGTGCTGACGAGGGCCGCCAGGCCTTGGTTGGACAGGGCGGCGGCGCCGACGGTGGCCTCGCAGGGGGCAGGCCGCGACCAGAGTCTCATAGGAGACGGCCAAGAAGTCGTACTCGCGGCTGCCGTCGGCTGGGACGGCCACGCTCATGACAAGTATGAGCAATCTCTTGATCTTTACCTGTTTGGGAGACCTGTCTCTTCATACTGGGAACCGATCTGGCAGGGCAAACCCCTAGTGCTGCATGATAAACAGCTAGTCTTGGCTACCGAATACTTGGGCAGATGTCACGAGGGTGAGGTTATGGACTTGTCTGAGGAGATCAATGCTATTCTGAACAATCACCCTGGTCCAATAGCATACTTCAGGGTCGACTCTTCTACCTGGAAAGATGCCAGGGGACAGTTGATCAGTTGGGTCAAGATCCTGTCTAATAAGAGAGCTGAAGAAGTAGTGATTATTAATTTGTCTCACAAAAGTGACCTTGCATTCCCAATTGAAGATCTACAGAGCCCCAATCTCAGATGCTTGCGGCTTGCATTTCTGAAGATCCCTGATCTTGATCTATTTGTCTTTGATTATTCATCACTGCGTGAGCTCCAGTTGCTCTGCTGCTCTTATGACGGCCGAAGATTGTCATGGGTGATAAATGATTGCGCCTCGCTGCAACATTTGATCATTGGGTTTTCTGTGGAGAACTTGAAAATCAGTTCGAAGAGTTTAGTGACATTACAACTATTGCAATGTACTGCAAGTTGGTTGGTAATAGATTCTGCACCAAACCTGTGGCTCCTAGCGACCGGAGTTATGCCAAGAAGAGGATATGCTTCTGTTTCTATTTCTCTTAATGATACTCCTTCATTGAAACGATTCACTTACCTACTGCTGCCTTTTCATCAAGTCAAT GACTACATCTATTTGACCTCTGTTGAGAATCTCAGGCTGGGGTTGAATATGGCAACTCGCGCTCAACGATCTGGTCTTCGAAAAATATTGGAGTGCCTCCCAATGCTATCTCATCTTGTTATTTGG AGAATGGATGAAGTTGCTTCTGATGAGTTGATTGATGTTGTTCTAGATGGTTCCTTTGACGATCTCAACAATGTCACTTGTGTCGGAATGCGTCTACGATACTTTGAAATTGAGGACTTCCGTGGAGGACCTGCAGAGCTAAACATCGTCCGCAGCATCCTAAGACATGCATTCCATCTTGTGAAACTTAGTACTGAGCGCTGTATCACGCGGTCCAGAGAAGAT TTTCGCAAGTATTGCTTAAAACGTAATTGTGAAATGAAACAAAGGTTACAGCTTACAGTGTTTACCATCATTAATTGA
- the LOC133906390 gene encoding uncharacterized protein LOC133906390: protein MDAARAAPLAASDGQGNRSGHILPNWMIREGLYEAAAEINRSYKRARIPASSKAIMGLQEVRASDARLQAECAVCLQDFDAEDRLRAMPCSHAFHQDCIFGWLRVKRVCPLCRHALPTQQQDDDDDEENYQQASMPVPEEA, encoded by the coding sequence ATGGATGCCGCAAGAGCAGCACCACTTGCTGCTTCCGACGGCCAAGGCAACCGTAGCGGCCACATCCTACCCAACTGGATGATACGGGAGGGGTTGTATGAAGCGGCGGCGGAGATCAACCGCAGCTACAAGCGCGCTCGAATCCCCGCCTCGAGCAAGGCCATCATGGGCCTGCAGGAGGTCAGGGCCAGCGACGCGAGGCTGCAGGCGGAGTGCGCCGTGTGCCTGCAGGATTTCGACGCGGAGGACAGGCTCAGGGCGATGCCGTGCTCACACGCCTTCCATCAGGACTGCATCTTCGGATGGCTCCGGGTTAAGCGCGTCTGCCCTCTCTGCCGCCACGCACTGCCTACGCAGCAgcaggacgacgacgacgacgaggaaaATTACCAGCAGGCGAGCATGCCGGTGCCAGAGGAGGCTTAG
- the LOC133906396 gene encoding E3 ubiquitin-protein ligase RDUF2-like, translating into MDAARAAPLAASDGQGNRSRHPVVLGGRACIAEESRSDPPPADGQDYDEEEELRAFIRGPRVPLVPMRNHLFFGTAVDWIIREDHEAEEERNHSYKRARVPASSKAIIGLKEARAGDAGLQAVCAVCLQDFDAEDKLRAMPCSHAFHQDCIFGWLRVNHVCPLCRHALPTQQQDDDDENYQQASTPVPEEA; encoded by the coding sequence ATGGATGCCGCAAGAGCAGCACCACTTGCTGCTTCCGACGGCCAAGGCAACCGTAGCCGCCATCCGGTGGTCCTTGGTGGCCGGGCGTGCATAGCCGAGGAGAGTCGAAGCGACCCGCCGCCAGCCGACGGCCAAGActacgacgaggaggaggagcttagGGCGTTCATCCGGGGCCCAAGGGTGCCGTTGGTGCCGATGCGTAATCATCTGTTCTTCGGCACTGCAGTTGACTGGATCATACGGGAGGACCATGAAGCGGAGGAGGAGCGCAACCACAGCTACAAGCGTGCTCGAGTCCCCGCCTCGAGCAAGGCCATCATCGGCCTCAAGGAGGCGAGGGCCGGCGACGCGGGGCTGCAGGCGGTGTGCGCCGTGTGCCTGCAGGATTTCGACGCGGAGGACAAGCTCAGGGCGATGCCGTGCTCACACGCCTTCCATCAGGACTGCATCTTCGGCTGGCTCCGGGTTAACCACGTCTGCCCTCTCTGCCGCCACGCACTGCCCACGCAGCAgcaggacgacgacgacgaaaaTTACCAGCAGGCGAGCACGCCGGTGCCAGAGGAGGCCTAG